A segment of the Pseudomonadota bacterium genome:
GGCTGACTTCACAAAAAACGCGCATTCTGTAACATCAAGGCTGAAAACCCAAAGCCGGAGCGGAACGGTAATGTCACATCCACTGTGACATCAATGACATTACGGGACATTATGCAACGTGGTCAGGGTCTGACTTCTGCAAGCTTTTCCAGCCCCTTCAGGTACAGGTCCCAGCCCGGGTTCTGTGCCGGGATTTTATCCTGCACATCGCACCAGGCCTGCAGGGCGGCGTACCGCCTGCGGTCTGCCTCTGCGGGCAGCAGGGTGTCCGGTCCTCCGTGGAGGTTCGCCAGGATGTTCAGGGTCTGGATGGCCGTTGCGATCTTAGTCTCCAGGGCCTGTCTTGCAGGGAGATTTCCGCGGCGCTCTTTTTCCGTAAGATTCCTGTTCCACAGCTCGCAGCTCTTCGGCTGACCCAGCTGCTTCAGCAGGGTTGTAGCCCTTTCCATCAGGGCGCGGGCTTCCAGGCGGGCCAGGTCCAGCCGCATGTCAGGGACAGAAAACCGCCGGTCAGGAGCCAGCTGGCCAATACCCCGCAAGGTCTGCGCCTGGATGATTTCCAGATTTTTTGCTGCCTCGCTGGCATCCTGAAGGGAGGGGAATATCAGTCCGCCAGTGGTCAAAATGCCATTCAGCCCGTTTACAGTGTGCAGCATTTCCCGCTCACAGACCCCGATGGCAAGGGCCACCATGTCGCTGCGTCGCTGTGCGGCTTGCGGATCCGGGGCTTCTCCGGCACAGGACCGTGCAGCCTGAACTGCTTCCACGGCCCCGGCCCAGGTATTGAAAGTGGTGACAATGTTTCCGGCGGGGCCATGGCAGACGGCCTTGGCCGCACCATCCTCCAGTTTCCGGTGCAAGGTTTCTTCCCGGGCCTGCAGCTGGTCCATGTCTTGCGGAATGGCACAGTCTGCAGTTCTGCTATCCGGCCTGGGCGCAATCCAGGCAATGCCCACGCAGAGGGCAGCGATCCCCGCGGCTATCCATCTGGTCTTGCGCACCAGCCAGAGGCCAGCCCTGTTCCGGGCGGTCAGAAGCCCGTACCGCTGGACATGCCACCACTTGGGCGAGAGGAATTCCGGGTTTTTTCTCATCGGCACAGGCTACCACGCCAGTCTGAAAGTAATGCCGGAAACCTGCCTTGCCACGGATATCTCCGGGCTCTATTCTCGGACCGGGAACAACCTTTCTGACAGGAGAACACCATGGCCCTTGTCCTGACCAGTCCGGCCTTCGAGCATGGCCAGCATCTGCCCCGCCGTCTGACTTGCGAAGGGGAAAACCTGTCCCCTCGCCTGGACTGGAAAAACCTGCCGCCGGGCACAAAAAGCCTGGTCATGATCATGGACGATCCGGATGCCCCCAACGGCACCTTTCACCACTGGGCCATGTATAATATCCCCGCCGGGACATCCTCTCTGGAAGAAGGGGCGGGCACCGAAGGCAAGGGCCAGTTCGCCATCAACGATTTCGGCCACCGCTCGTACGATGGGCCCTTGCCGCCCCGGGGCCATGGCAAGCACCGGTACTATTTCAAACTGATGGCTCTGGATGTGGGCCGCCTGGATGTGCCCGATGACGCAAAGGTCCTGGATGTGGCCAAGATGGCCCGGTCCCAT
Coding sequences within it:
- a CDS encoding YbhB/YbcL family Raf kinase inhibitor-like protein → MALVLTSPAFEHGQHLPRRLTCEGENLSPRLDWKNLPPGTKSLVMIMDDPDAPNGTFHHWAMYNIPAGTSSLEEGAGTEGKGQFAINDFGHRSYDGPLPPRGHGKHRYYFKLMALDVGRLDVPDDAKVLDVAKMARSHILAQAELMGTYERS